In Phormidium yuhuli AB48, one genomic interval encodes:
- a CDS encoding cupin domain-containing protein, translating into MATLTTADLCFDCQVSDLIEYRDRAVLSQVILKDAVSQYTLFCLGKDTDIEEHTATRNAAITVLEGEGTLTLNGKAIALKPGVFVFMPANAPHALQASENLSFLLTMTA; encoded by the coding sequence ATGGCTACGTTAACGACCGCTGATCTCTGCTTTGACTGCCAAGTCTCGGATTTGATTGAATATCGCGATCGCGCGGTTCTCAGTCAGGTGATTCTCAAGGATGCGGTGTCTCAGTACACTCTCTTCTGTCTGGGCAAGGATACGGACATCGAAGAACATACCGCCACTCGTAACGCGGCGATTACGGTTCTGGAGGGGGAAGGAACGTTAACCCTCAATGGTAAGGCGATCGCCCTCAAACCTGGTGTGTTCGTCTTCATGCCCGCTAACGCGCCCCATGCGCTCCAGGCCTCGGAAAATCTCAGCTTCCTGCTGACGATGACGGCCTGA
- a CDS encoding SAM-dependent methyltransferase — protein sequence MTSKTFNPKTAPGHQVLAAAGKTILRPGGQAASQRLWTWADFSPGDTVLELASSFGVSAIALAQRFGVNVVGVEQNPESVQRAREAVREAGLGDRIRFLETSIFNLDQLEEQFDGVLAEAILTMQAPAGKAKLFQLIHDRLKPGGVFLSHEMKTTTPEVSEALAASLRVNAQPLTAEAWQELAQEAGLTVQRQESGPMDLLNLPRLIEDEGVVGTVKFASNLILHPELRDRILEMRQVFHQYQSSLGYWLMAAQRQPD from the coding sequence ATGACTTCCAAAACCTTTAATCCAAAAACCGCCCCCGGCCATCAAGTTCTCGCCGCTGCGGGGAAAACGATTCTCCGTCCAGGGGGACAGGCGGCCAGTCAACGGTTATGGACTTGGGCTGATTTCTCCCCTGGGGATACGGTGTTAGAGTTGGCGTCGAGTTTTGGGGTGAGTGCGATCGCCCTGGCCCAAAGGTTTGGCGTGAATGTTGTTGGGGTTGAGCAAAATCCTGAAAGTGTGCAACGGGCCCGAGAGGCGGTTCGGGAGGCGGGGTTGGGCGATCGCATTCGCTTTCTTGAAACCAGTATTTTTAATCTCGATCAGCTTGAGGAGCAGTTTGATGGGGTACTGGCTGAGGCAATTTTGACCATGCAGGCCCCCGCTGGCAAGGCCAAACTGTTTCAGCTGATTCATGATCGTCTCAAACCCGGTGGTGTTTTTCTCTCCCATGAGATGAAAACGACTACCCCTGAGGTGTCTGAGGCTTTGGCGGCCAGTTTACGGGTGAATGCCCAACCCCTGACGGCTGAGGCTTGGCAGGAACTGGCTCAAGAGGCGGGGTTGACGGTACAACGGCAGGAGTCCGGGCCGATGGATTTGTTGAATTTGCCTCGTCTTATTGAAGATGAAGGGGTGGTGGGAACGGTGAAATTTGCCTCTAATCTGATTCTGCATCCCGAGTTGCGCGATCGCATTCTGGAGATGCGCCAAGTCTTCCATCAATACCAGTCCAGTTTGGGCTATTGGCTCATGGCGGCTCAACGCCAGCCTGATTAA
- a CDS encoding 16S rRNA (uracil(1498)-N(3))-methyltransferase, with protein MQRITVESVQICDRTLALTGDQHHYLTRVLRLRAGDRFVAMDGSGGWWETELVQREDGQWQGNLLQVLDLNRELPVRVTLLAGLPKGQGFDEVVRQTTELGVSRIIPVVSDRTLLNPSPNKLQRWQRIATEAAEQSERQWVPPIEEPMSFAGAIEAVADSRTYLCVARGEVPHLQTQLRQPLTSPPPDTEEITIAIGPEGGWTPEEVQQARQVHWQPVSLGRRVLRAITAPGVALAIIAAHYES; from the coding sequence GTGCAACGAATTACAGTTGAGTCTGTGCAAATTTGCGATCGCACTCTCGCCCTGACTGGCGACCAACACCATTATCTAACACGGGTGTTGCGCTTACGGGCGGGCGATCGCTTTGTGGCCATGGATGGTTCGGGGGGTTGGTGGGAGACGGAGTTGGTGCAACGGGAGGATGGACAATGGCAGGGAAATCTCTTGCAGGTGCTCGATCTCAATCGGGAGTTACCGGTGAGGGTGACTCTGTTGGCGGGCCTGCCGAAAGGACAAGGGTTTGATGAGGTGGTTCGTCAGACGACGGAGTTGGGGGTGAGTCGGATTATTCCGGTGGTGAGCGATCGCACGCTCCTTAACCCCAGTCCCAATAAACTACAACGCTGGCAACGCATTGCGACGGAGGCGGCGGAACAGTCGGAACGGCAATGGGTTCCGCCGATTGAAGAACCGATGTCCTTTGCGGGGGCGATTGAGGCGGTGGCGGACAGTCGGACCTATCTCTGTGTGGCTCGGGGGGAGGTGCCTCATTTACAAACTCAGTTACGGCAACCGCTGACGTCTCCTCCCCCAGATACTGAGGAGATTACGATCGCCATTGGCCCGGAAGGGGGATGGACTCCTGAAGAAGTCCAGCAGGCTCGACAAGTCCATTGGCAACCGGTATCGTTAGGTCGCCGGGTTCTGCGAGCCATTACCGCTCCTGGGGTGGCTCTGGCGATTATTGCCGCTCACTATGAAAGCTAA
- a CDS encoding antibiotic biosynthesis monooxygenase: MSDFMDFLRHKYAYVAQGEFKPGCFEDAKALFDEAVRNYRDGFEGAYLLQEPGTDRGIAVVFWDDPEDMDHNRNAKVDAILEEMSHLFLTAPKTGFYEVSSEIEKSVPVAG, from the coding sequence ATGAGCGATTTCATGGACTTCTTACGCCACAAATATGCTTATGTGGCTCAGGGAGAATTTAAGCCGGGCTGTTTTGAGGACGCCAAAGCCTTGTTTGATGAGGCAGTGCGTAATTATCGGGATGGTTTTGAGGGAGCGTATCTCTTACAAGAACCGGGGACCGATCGCGGTATTGCGGTGGTCTTCTGGGATGATCCTGAGGATATGGATCATAATCGCAATGCCAAAGTGGATGCGATTTTGGAAGAGATGTCTCATTTGTTCCTCACAGCTCCCAAAACAGGTTTCTATGAGGTCAGCAGTGAGATTGAGAAATCTGTTCCTGTGGCCGGTTAA
- a CDS encoding DNA gyrase/topoisomerase IV subunit A, with the protein MAKQLNLLSGGQIVPTALHQEMQQSYLEYAMSVIVGRALPDVRDGLKPVHRRIIYAMHELGLTPERPYRKCARVVGDVLGKYHPHGDQSVYDALVRLVQDFSSRYPLLAGHGNFGSIDNDPPAAMRYTETRLAELGNQALLSEIGTATVDFTGNFDNSQQEPVVLPAQLPILLLNGSSGIAVGMATNIPPHNLGELVDGLIALIDRPTLSDDKLLELIPGPDFPTGGEIVGIQGIRDAYLKGRGSITVRGVVSVETVQTGKTRRSQRPALIVSEFPFQVSKSGWIEKLAQLVNQGKLDGISDIRDESDRSGIRVVIELKREASPQKVLKQIYRLTALQNTFGVIMLSLVDNQPRQLSLRDTLQAFLDFREQTLTRQYQDELHKLESRLHLLSGLLKALDHLDAVIDILRHAPDGTTAKVQFQSRLDFSEEQANAILAMPMRRLTGMERDKLKAEFEDLSQRRQVLQRLLGDRHELLKSLKKELRQLKRKFADERRTRIVTADGTVKSEAVQFEEAKQQPLSVSLPLDLKPQAEPTVLEITQRGYGRRLLPKNATPIEPVSPQGELLEVTEDFPLQQIPSQTDHELLMFVRDGKVYSAPVGEIAKLNGRNDRGQPLVGLLPPAAQGDPDAIVAQFVADEVLREKQVVFLTQAGRIKRLPFAEMTNITARGLTVLKFKGDDGLHGIDVAQTGQQAIVASSGGRLLRMPVDDEQLPVLGRTAQGYQAVRLRKTETIAGLSIVDDGDELVLITQRGYCKRLPVAELRLGERGAIGTQGLRFANASDRLLAIVRAIPGAELVLELNGDRLLRLPMSSVKRQGKDGTGQRPKLIKSKDTVISSRICLPTGGE; encoded by the coding sequence ATGGCTAAGCAGTTAAACCTCCTCTCCGGCGGACAAATCGTCCCAACCGCTTTGCACCAGGAGATGCAGCAGTCCTATCTCGAATACGCCATGAGTGTCATCGTGGGGCGGGCGCTTCCAGACGTGCGAGATGGACTCAAACCCGTTCACCGGCGGATTATTTACGCCATGCACGAGTTGGGACTGACCCCAGAACGGCCCTATCGTAAATGCGCTCGTGTGGTTGGGGATGTGTTGGGGAAATATCACCCCCACGGCGATCAATCCGTCTATGATGCCCTCGTGCGTCTGGTTCAGGACTTTTCGAGCCGTTATCCTCTCCTAGCGGGCCATGGTAACTTTGGCTCCATCGATAATGACCCCCCAGCGGCGATGCGGTACACGGAAACCCGTTTGGCCGAACTGGGGAATCAAGCTCTCCTGAGTGAAATTGGAACCGCGACGGTTGATTTTACCGGCAACTTCGATAATTCCCAACAGGAACCGGTGGTATTACCAGCTCAACTGCCAATTCTGTTGCTCAATGGCAGTTCCGGGATTGCGGTGGGGATGGCCACCAATATCCCCCCCCATAATTTGGGGGAACTGGTGGATGGCTTGATTGCTCTGATTGATCGCCCCACTCTCTCAGACGATAAACTCTTGGAACTTATCCCTGGCCCCGATTTTCCCACGGGAGGCGAAATTGTTGGCATTCAGGGCATTCGCGATGCCTATCTCAAAGGACGGGGTAGCATTACCGTTCGCGGTGTGGTGAGTGTGGAGACGGTGCAAACGGGCAAGACGCGACGCTCCCAGCGGCCCGCTTTGATTGTCAGCGAGTTTCCCTTCCAAGTTAGTAAATCCGGCTGGATTGAAAAACTGGCCCAGTTGGTGAACCAGGGTAAACTAGACGGCATCTCTGATATTCGTGATGAGAGCGATCGCTCTGGGATTCGGGTGGTGATTGAACTCAAGCGAGAAGCGAGTCCCCAAAAAGTCCTCAAACAAATCTATCGCCTCACGGCTCTGCAAAATACCTTCGGGGTGATTATGTTGTCTCTGGTGGACAACCAACCCCGCCAACTGAGTCTGCGGGATACCCTGCAAGCCTTTCTCGATTTCCGAGAACAAACCCTCACCCGTCAGTACCAAGACGAACTCCATAAACTCGAAAGCCGCTTACATCTGCTCTCGGGACTGCTCAAAGCCCTCGATCACCTGGATGCGGTCATTGATATCCTACGTCATGCCCCTGATGGCACCACCGCTAAAGTCCAGTTTCAGAGCCGTCTCGACTTCAGTGAGGAGCAGGCTAACGCTATTTTAGCCATGCCCATGCGCCGGCTGACGGGGATGGAACGGGATAAGCTGAAAGCAGAGTTTGAGGATCTGAGTCAGCGTCGCCAGGTGTTGCAGCGGTTGTTGGGCGATCGCCATGAACTGCTGAAATCCCTGAAAAAAGAATTACGTCAACTCAAGCGTAAGTTTGCCGATGAACGCCGTACTCGCATTGTCACCGCTGATGGAACGGTGAAATCGGAGGCGGTGCAGTTTGAAGAGGCGAAACAACAACCCCTGAGTGTCTCACTTCCCCTGGATCTCAAACCCCAAGCCGAACCCACGGTTTTAGAAATTACCCAGCGAGGCTATGGCCGCCGCCTCCTCCCCAAAAATGCTACCCCCATTGAACCGGTGTCACCTCAGGGGGAACTGCTGGAGGTAACGGAGGACTTTCCCTTACAGCAAATTCCCAGTCAAACGGATCACGAGTTGTTGATGTTTGTCCGGGATGGCAAAGTCTATTCCGCTCCCGTCGGTGAGATTGCTAAACTCAATGGCCGTAACGATCGCGGCCAGCCTCTCGTGGGTTTGTTACCCCCAGCGGCTCAAGGAGATCCCGATGCCATTGTGGCTCAGTTTGTGGCCGATGAGGTGTTACGAGAGAAACAGGTGGTCTTCCTCACCCAAGCTGGACGCATTAAACGCTTACCCTTTGCCGAGATGACGAACATTACGGCCCGGGGATTGACGGTCTTGAAGTTTAAGGGAGACGATGGACTTCATGGCATTGATGTGGCGCAAACGGGACAACAGGCGATTGTGGCGTCGAGTGGTGGCCGTTTGTTGCGGATGCCGGTGGATGATGAGCAATTGCCGGTTTTAGGACGGACGGCTCAAGGCTATCAGGCGGTTCGCTTGCGTAAAACGGAAACCATTGCTGGTTTGAGTATTGTCGATGATGGGGATGAACTGGTGTTGATTACTCAGCGGGGGTACTGTAAACGCTTGCCGGTGGCTGAGTTGCGGCTGGGCGAACGGGGGGCGATTGGGACTCAAGGCCTGCGGTTTGCCAACGCCAGCGATCGCCTCCTAGCGATTGTTCGGGCGATTCCGGGGGCGGAGTTGGTGCTAGAACTGAATGGCGATCGCCTGTTGCGTTTACCGATGAGTTCTGTGAAACGCCAAGGGAAGGATGGCACAGGCCAACGCCCGAAACTTATCAAATCTAAAGACACCGTGATCTCTAGCCGCATCTGTTTGCCCACTGGGGGAGAATAG
- a CDS encoding response regulator, with protein MKTVLIVEDDLVNARVFSKILMKRGGMAVKHTENVEEVMEIAKAGDADIILMDVSLAHSVYQGQSVDGIKITQILKSDPDTANLPIILVTAHAMAGDRESFLSQSGADGYISKPVVDHQEFVNAIRALIPADE; from the coding sequence ATGAAGACCGTTCTGATTGTAGAGGACGATTTAGTTAACGCGCGGGTGTTCTCAAAGATTTTGATGAAACGAGGCGGTATGGCCGTCAAACATACCGAGAATGTGGAAGAGGTGATGGAGATTGCCAAGGCTGGAGATGCAGATATCATCCTGATGGATGTTTCTCTGGCCCATAGTGTCTATCAGGGGCAATCCGTTGATGGGATTAAGATTACCCAGATTCTGAAATCCGATCCCGACACCGCTAACTTACCGATTATTTTGGTAACGGCCCACGCCATGGCCGGCGATCGCGAGAGCTTTCTCTCTCAAAGTGGCGCTGATGGTTATATTTCCAAACCCGTTGTCGATCACCAGGAGTTTGTCAACGCCATCCGGGCACTGATTCCCGCCGATGAGTAG